Proteins encoded within one genomic window of Bacteroidetes bacterium SB0662_bin_6:
- a CDS encoding DUF2891 domain-containing protein, with protein MVHHDPRRWFGVLALVAGLVGACGSSDPAPFDEAAPVDLTPPKLEETGVSAFAALALDCVTKEYPYGLRVRLESDDDLGLPRDLTPVFYGCYDWHSAVHGHWLLARLTRRFPDAEFASDARMALDHNLTDERVAGELDFVSKEGRRGFERPYGLAWLLQLDAELHEWSADPESSDDDRGRAARWRETLAPLVANAVERLVEFLDKLEYPVRVGEHEQTAFSAGLIHDWAMSVGDQSMQDLLAARAGAWYGDDRDCPVDYEPSGQDFLSPCLAEADFMRRVLPPGEFAAWLDGFMPGPLPRMLEPVHVPFDEEDAFGHLHGLHLSRAWMLQGIMSALPEDDDRKAAMAALAARNAEAGFAGVDPNNYVGSHWLGSFATYLSTQRGIRQ; from the coding sequence ATGGTTCACCACGATCCGAGACGGTGGTTCGGCGTACTGGCGCTCGTGGCTGGATTGGTGGGGGCCTGCGGAAGCAGCGATCCGGCGCCTTTCGACGAAGCGGCTCCCGTGGACCTGACACCTCCGAAGCTTGAGGAGACGGGCGTGTCCGCGTTCGCGGCGCTCGCCCTCGACTGCGTGACGAAGGAGTATCCGTACGGCCTGCGGGTGCGCTTGGAGAGCGACGACGACCTCGGCTTGCCCCGGGATCTGACGCCGGTCTTCTACGGCTGCTATGACTGGCACTCCGCAGTCCACGGACACTGGCTGCTGGCGCGCCTGACCCGCCGGTTCCCTGATGCCGAGTTCGCTTCCGATGCGCGGATGGCACTCGATCATAACTTAACCGATGAGCGGGTTGCCGGCGAACTTGACTTCGTTTCGAAGGAGGGCCGGCGCGGGTTCGAGCGTCCCTACGGCCTGGCCTGGCTTCTCCAGCTCGACGCGGAGCTTCACGAGTGGAGCGCCGATCCGGAATCCTCGGATGATGACCGAGGGCGGGCCGCCCGCTGGCGCGAGACGCTCGCGCCCCTGGTTGCGAATGCCGTGGAGCGGCTCGTTGAGTTCCTGGACAAACTCGAATATCCTGTGCGCGTGGGCGAGCATGAGCAGACGGCCTTTTCAGCGGGGTTGATCCACGACTGGGCGATGTCCGTGGGCGACCAGTCCATGCAGGATCTGCTGGCGGCTCGGGCGGGTGCCTGGTACGGCGACGACCGTGACTGTCCGGTGGACTACGAGCCGTCGGGGCAGGACTTCCTTTCGCCCTGTCTTGCCGAGGCCGACTTCATGCGGCGGGTGCTGCCGCCCGGAGAGTTCGCCGCTTGGCTCGACGGCTTTATGCCGGGCCCGCTACCCAGGATGCTGGAACCGGTACACGTTCCCTTTGACGAAGAGGATGCTTTCGGGCATCTGCACGGCCTGCACCTGAGCCGCGCCTGGATGCTGCAGGGCATCATGAGCGCGCTTCCGGAAGATGACGACCGAAAGGCAGCGATGGCGGCGCTCGCGGCCCGGAATGCCGAGGCCGGCTTCGCCGGGGTAGATCCAAACAACTACGTCGGGAGCCATTGGCTCGGCAGCTTCGCGACGTATCTGTCCACGCAGCGGGGCATCAGGCAGTAG
- a CDS encoding Gfo/Idh/MocA family oxidoreductase, which translates to MSLSRKLRYGMVGGGPGAFIGEVHRKAAALDGLTTLVAGAFSSNPAKSRQQGEALHLDPARVYDSFTEMAEREAALPDDERIDFVSIVTPNFMHFPVAKAFIERGIHVVCDKPMTTTVEEAEELCRLVAAHDVVFALTHNYTGYPMVKQARAMVQNGELGEINKVVVEYPQGWLATKLEDTGSKQAAWRTDPSKAGVSSAVGDIGSHAENLARYITGLEIESLCADIHTFVPGRALEDDANMLIHYKGGARGVLHCSQISVGEENGLNIRVYGAKGSLAWVQENPNYLRFLSNDGPEQVYKRGNPYLVEAAQRSTRLPSGHPEAFLEAFANIYVNAVHAIAAHQTGAEADDITMDFPTVQDGATGVHFIHTAIESGKKRAWVDASYEAV; encoded by the coding sequence ATGTCTTTGAGCAGAAAACTCCGTTATGGAATGGTGGGCGGCGGCCCCGGCGCCTTCATCGGCGAGGTACACCGCAAGGCGGCTGCCCTCGACGGGCTTACGACGCTTGTAGCGGGGGCTTTTTCATCGAATCCCGCCAAATCGCGGCAACAGGGGGAGGCGCTGCATCTGGATCCGGCCCGTGTGTACGATTCCTTCACGGAAATGGCCGAGCGGGAGGCTGCCCTTCCCGACGACGAGCGCATCGACTTCGTATCGATCGTTACGCCCAATTTTATGCATTTCCCGGTCGCGAAGGCGTTCATCGAACGCGGCATCCATGTCGTGTGCGACAAACCCATGACGACCACCGTCGAGGAAGCGGAGGAATTATGCCGGCTCGTAGCGGCGCATGACGTCGTCTTCGCCCTCACGCACAATTACACGGGCTATCCGATGGTCAAGCAGGCCCGCGCCATGGTGCAGAACGGCGAACTGGGCGAAATCAACAAGGTGGTGGTGGAGTATCCGCAAGGCTGGCTTGCCACGAAGCTGGAAGACACCGGCAGTAAGCAGGCCGCGTGGCGCACGGACCCCTCGAAGGCCGGCGTGTCATCGGCGGTGGGGGATATCGGTTCGCACGCGGAAAATCTGGCGCGCTATATCACCGGCCTCGAAATAGAATCGCTCTGCGCGGACATTCATACGTTCGTGCCGGGACGGGCGCTCGAGGACGACGCCAACATGCTGATCCACTACAAGGGAGGGGCGCGGGGCGTGTTGCATTGCTCCCAGATTTCCGTAGGGGAGGAAAACGGCCTTAACATTCGCGTCTACGGCGCGAAAGGCTCCCTCGCATGGGTGCAGGAGAATCCGAATTACCTGCGCTTTCTGTCCAACGACGGGCCGGAGCAGGTGTACAAGCGGGGGAACCCCTACCTCGTGGAAGCGGCCCAGCGCAGCACCCGGCTTCCGTCAGGGCACCCCGAAGCGTTTCTGGAGGCGTTTGCGAACATCTACGTGAATGCGGTGCATGCCATAGCCGCACATCAAACCGGAGCGGAGGCGGACGACATCACAATGGACTTTCCTACCGTGCAGGACGGCGCGACAGGCGTGCATTTCATTCATACGGCGATAGAAAGCGGCAAGAAGCGGGCCTGGGTGGATGCTTCGTATGAGGCGGTGTAG
- a CDS encoding Gfo/Idh/MocA family oxidoreductase has translation MPLSRKLRYGMVGGGPGAFVGKIHRKAAALDGFTTLAAGVFSTDPAKSRQHGEALHLDPARLYDSFEEMAEREAALPEDERIDFVSIVTPNFLHFPIAKAFIERGVHVVCEKPMTTTLEDAEELCRLVAAHDVVFALTHNYTGYPMVKQARAMVQNGELGEIHKVVVEYPQGWLATKLEDAGNKQAEWRTDSLRAGVSLSVGDIGSHAENLARYITGLEMESLCADIHTFVPGRTLEDDASMLIRYQGGARGVLHCSQISVGEENDFNIRVYGAAGALAWGQQNPNYLRFLSNDGPERVYKRGNPYLAEAARRNTRIPSGHPEAFLEAFANIYVNATHAIEAHRTGAEVDDITMDFPTVQDGAAGVHFIHTAIESGKERAWVDASYAPPG, from the coding sequence ATGCCTTTGAGCAGAAAACTCCGTTACGGAATGGTAGGCGGTGGTCCCGGCGCCTTCGTCGGAAAAATACACCGCAAGGCCGCTGCCCTCGACGGATTTACGACGCTCGCAGCGGGAGTTTTTTCGACGGATCCCGCCAAATCGCGGCAGCATGGGGAGGCGCTGCATCTGGATCCGGCCCGCCTCTACGACTCCTTCGAGGAAATGGCCGAGCGGGAGGCGGCCCTTCCCGAAGACGAGCGCATCGACTTCGTATCGATCGTTACGCCCAATTTTTTGCATTTTCCGATAGCGAAGGCGTTCATCGAACGCGGCGTACATGTCGTATGCGAAAAACCCATGACGACCACGCTCGAAGATGCAGAGGAACTATGCCGGCTCGTGGCGGCCCACGATGTCGTGTTCGCCCTCACGCACAATTACACGGGCTACCCGATGGTCAAGCAGGCCCGCGCCATGGTGCAGAACGGCGAACTTGGCGAAATCCACAAGGTGGTGGTCGAGTATCCGCAAGGCTGGCTTGCCACGAAGCTGGAAGACGCCGGCAACAAGCAGGCCGAGTGGCGCACGGATTCCTTGAGGGCCGGCGTGTCCTTGTCGGTGGGAGACATCGGTTCTCACGCGGAAAACCTTGCGCGCTATATCACCGGCCTCGAAATGGAGTCGCTCTGCGCCGACATTCATACGTTCGTGCCGGGACGGACGCTCGAGGACGACGCCAGCATGCTGATTCGCTACCAGGGAGGCGCGCGCGGCGTATTGCATTGCTCCCAGATTTCCGTAGGCGAGGAGAACGACTTCAACATCCGCGTCTACGGCGCGGCCGGCGCGCTCGCGTGGGGCCAGCAGAATCCGAATTACCTGCGCTTTCTGTCCAACGACGGGCCCGAGCGCGTGTACAAGCGAGGAAATCCTTACCTCGCGGAAGCGGCCCGGCGCAACACCCGGATTCCCTCAGGACACCCCGAAGCGTTTCTGGAGGCGTTTGCGAACATCTACGTGAATGCGACGCACGCCATCGAAGCGCACCGCACCGGAGCGGAGGTGGACGACATCACAATGGACTTCCCTACCGTGCAGGACGGCGCAGCAGGCGTGCATTTCATTCATACGGCGATAGAAAGCGGCAAGGAGCGGGCCTGGGTGGACGCTTCGTACGCGCCGCCGGGGTAG
- a CDS encoding GntP family permease — MTGPILIAILVGAVVFVIVATARFRAHPFLVLLIAAYLVGLAAGLPGNEVITAITEGFGGTIGYIGIVIAAGTIIGALLEKTGGAALMARSVLRWIGKARSLLAMGITGLFVSIPVFCDSGFVVLSPLNRSLARQSGTSLASFTVALSMGLYAGHVFIPPTPGPLAAAGELGADIGLVMLLGFAVCVPVIAATWFFAQVAGRRIVIEGEHDAEQAGEAPGNVSPVDTAAGDIQLRSAWLAFLPILLPVALIAAQSIASLPGRPFGEGNLFVLLRFIGNPNSALLLGVAAACAAVWRSGGRVRMEWISESLRTGGLIILITGAGGAFGKVLQATPIGEYLGGLLGSIGLGAFSMLVPFLLAASLKTALGSSTVAIITSASIMFPLLPALGLASSFGPVLTTLAIGAGSMTVSHANDSYFWVVSQFSGMTVSQAYKLHTVGSAVAGVTGIVAVLLLGFVLS; from the coding sequence CTGACCGGACCGATCCTCATAGCAATTCTTGTCGGGGCCGTCGTTTTCGTCATTGTGGCGACGGCCCGTTTTCGTGCGCATCCGTTTCTTGTGCTGTTGATCGCGGCCTATCTGGTCGGGCTTGCAGCGGGATTGCCGGGAAATGAGGTCATTACAGCTATCACGGAGGGGTTCGGCGGCACGATCGGCTACATAGGGATCGTCATCGCCGCGGGTACGATCATTGGCGCCCTGCTTGAAAAGACCGGCGGGGCGGCGCTCATGGCCCGCTCCGTGTTGCGCTGGATCGGCAAGGCGCGTTCGCTGCTCGCCATGGGCATCACCGGCCTGTTCGTGTCGATCCCCGTTTTCTGCGATTCCGGGTTTGTCGTGCTGTCGCCGCTGAACCGTTCGCTGGCCAGACAATCCGGCACATCGCTCGCCTCCTTTACGGTGGCGCTGAGCATGGGGCTGTACGCCGGCCATGTGTTCATCCCCCCCACGCCGGGCCCCCTTGCCGCCGCAGGAGAGCTGGGAGCGGACATAGGCCTGGTGATGCTGCTCGGCTTCGCTGTTTGCGTACCTGTCATTGCCGCGACATGGTTTTTCGCGCAGGTTGCCGGGCGCCGCATCGTCATAGAAGGGGAGCATGATGCGGAACAGGCAGGCGAAGCGCCTGGAAACGTCTCTCCCGTCGACACTGCCGCCGGGGATATCCAGCTCCGTTCCGCATGGCTGGCCTTTCTGCCCATTCTGCTGCCCGTGGCGCTCATTGCGGCGCAGTCCATCGCGTCGTTGCCCGGGCGTCCGTTCGGGGAAGGGAATCTCTTTGTCCTGCTCCGGTTCATCGGGAATCCCAATTCGGCGCTGCTTCTCGGGGTAGCTGCGGCCTGTGCGGCGGTATGGCGCTCGGGCGGACGCGTACGCATGGAATGGATATCGGAATCGCTCCGAACGGGCGGCCTGATTATTCTCATCACCGGGGCAGGGGGCGCTTTCGGCAAGGTGCTTCAGGCGACGCCCATAGGGGAATACCTCGGAGGTCTTCTCGGTTCGATAGGGCTGGGGGCTTTCAGCATGCTCGTTCCGTTTCTCTTGGCCGCCTCGCTCAAGACGGCGCTCGGCTCCTCGACCGTGGCCATCATCACCTCCGCGTCCATCATGTTTCCGCTGCTGCCGGCATTGGGGCTGGCGTCGTCGTTCGGGCCGGTGCTGACCACGCTCGCCATCGGGGCCGGCTCCATGACAGTCTCGCACGCGAACGACAGCTACTTCTGGGTGGTGAGCCAGTTTTCCGGGATGACGGTCTCGCAGGCCTACAAGCTGCATACGGTCGGTTCCGCCGTGGCGGGCGTGACGGGCATCGTGGCTGTGCTGCTGCTGGGTTTTGTCCTGTCGTAG
- a CDS encoding MerR family transcriptional regulator, with protein sequence MQEKSIQKLYYSIGEVSEMTGLETHVLRYWETEFRELKPRKNRAGRRTYTSEDIRIVERIRYLLKDRGLKIKAAKKVLSAEESGAGGEHMRNLAELRRFLKEALDQLEAN encoded by the coding sequence ATGCAGGAAAAGAGTATTCAGAAGCTCTACTATTCGATCGGCGAAGTCAGTGAGATGACGGGCCTCGAAACGCACGTCCTGCGTTACTGGGAAACCGAGTTCAGGGAGCTGAAACCCCGAAAGAACCGCGCCGGGCGCCGCACCTACACGAGCGAGGACATCCGCATTGTGGAGCGCATCCGGTACCTGCTGAAAGACAGGGGGTTAAAGATAAAGGCAGCAAAGAAGGTACTTTCTGCGGAGGAATCCGGGGCGGGGGGCGAGCACATGCGCAATCTCGCCGAATTGCGGCGCTTTCTCAAAGAGGCGCTCGACCAGCTTGAAGCGAACTGA
- a CDS encoding DMT family transporter produces MRRQMSQASQSILKNIRLHLAATYSVLRVSESSGKKWHAEAALLFVVTVWGVNYPLLKSVMEVMHPHMINSFRFSISILVLGGIYLYRRRQTGLPVWEPLRKYPLRIAGLGALGFIVYQHLFVHGIYHTTAGNAALIMTSVPLWTVLLSATLGTERIRGRTWFALPFVLVGAMVIVVGGAGTISFDSGIFLGNVLMLGAACSWGCYTALNKPMLRHVSATGLTFLALMFALPVLIGMGLPEIAHTDWSAVTPRHWAIIVYSGGLSTGLVLALWNNAVNHVGASHTAAYGNLVPLTALTASYLLLGETVSLIQIIGGATVIGGLLILRGMRRKAAPV; encoded by the coding sequence ATGCGAAGGCAAATGTCGCAGGCGAGCCAGAGTATCCTGAAAAATATCAGACTCCATCTTGCGGCAACGTATTCCGTCTTGCGGGTAAGTGAATCCTCCGGAAAAAAATGGCACGCGGAAGCGGCTCTTCTCTTTGTCGTGACCGTCTGGGGAGTGAATTATCCGCTGCTGAAATCGGTCATGGAGGTCATGCATCCGCACATGATCAACAGCTTCCGGTTTTCGATCTCGATTCTCGTGCTCGGCGGGATTTACCTGTACCGGCGCCGGCAAACAGGTTTACCCGTCTGGGAGCCCCTCCGAAAATACCCTCTTCGGATCGCCGGACTGGGCGCGCTGGGTTTTATCGTCTACCAGCACCTGTTCGTTCACGGCATATATCATACCACGGCGGGCAACGCGGCCCTGATCATGACCAGCGTGCCCCTGTGGACGGTGTTACTGAGCGCTACGCTGGGTACAGAGCGAATCCGGGGAAGAACGTGGTTTGCCCTTCCCTTCGTACTGGTCGGCGCCATGGTGATCGTGGTGGGCGGCGCCGGAACGATTTCGTTCGACAGCGGGATATTCCTCGGGAATGTGCTGATGCTGGGCGCTGCCTGTTCCTGGGGCTGCTATACGGCACTCAATAAACCCATGCTGCGTCATGTCTCCGCAACCGGACTGACGTTCCTTGCACTGATGTTCGCCCTTCCCGTACTGATCGGAATGGGCCTGCCGGAGATTGCCCACACGGACTGGAGCGCTGTGACCCCGAGGCACTGGGCAATCATCGTGTATTCGGGGGGGCTTTCCACGGGCCTGGTCCTGGCGCTGTGGAACAACGCAGTGAACCATGTAGGCGCCTCGCACACGGCTGCATACGGCAATCTGGTTCCGCTTACGGCACTGACCGCGAGTTACCTTCTGCTGGGCGAAACGGTGAGCCTCATCCAGATTATCGGCGGCGCCACCGTGATCGGGGGGCTCCTGATCCTGCGCGGCATGCGCCGGAAAGCGGCCCCGGTGTGA